The Mycolicibacterium smegmatis genome has a window encoding:
- a CDS encoding NAD(P)H-dependent amine dehydrogenase family protein codes for MRRIAVWGTGNMGSTAIRSAVAFPGLELAAVITSSQDKVGRDAAMFAGLAEPTGVTATDDVDSALGACDAVAYMASGDIRPEEAIADIERCLRSGKHVVTPALYSLYDPRSAPEHWVERLTDAATAGNATLLVSGVDPGWANDALAVTAAGLCTRIRSIRCQEIFDYSTYDQPYAVRVLCGFGTPMGPDDPVPMMLLPTIPTMVWGGNVRMIGRGLGLQIDDITEKVERLPLAQACENVLGRFETGTQGAFRVQVIGWADGVERVVIDHITRIDPACAPDWPQPDQGAGDHRVLIDGDPQLSIVVRADVPGGTRADGGNTTATNRLLGAIAWLAEQKPGIYDGLDVPLHPPLPAEAEATRWA; via the coding sequence ATGCGGCGGATCGCGGTGTGGGGAACGGGAAACATGGGGTCGACGGCCATCCGCTCGGCGGTGGCGTTCCCCGGACTCGAACTGGCGGCGGTCATCACGTCTTCGCAGGACAAAGTGGGTCGCGACGCCGCGATGTTCGCCGGTCTCGCCGAGCCGACGGGCGTCACCGCGACAGACGACGTCGACTCCGCGCTCGGCGCGTGCGATGCCGTCGCCTACATGGCCTCCGGTGACATCCGGCCCGAGGAGGCGATCGCTGACATCGAGCGCTGTCTGCGTTCTGGCAAACATGTCGTGACCCCCGCGCTGTACTCCCTCTACGACCCGCGGTCCGCCCCCGAACACTGGGTCGAGCGCCTCACCGACGCCGCGACGGCAGGCAACGCGACCCTTCTCGTCAGCGGTGTCGACCCGGGGTGGGCCAACGACGCGCTCGCGGTGACCGCGGCCGGACTGTGCACACGCATTCGCAGCATCCGGTGTCAGGAGATCTTCGACTACTCGACCTACGACCAGCCGTACGCCGTGCGCGTGCTGTGCGGCTTCGGGACACCCATGGGCCCGGACGATCCCGTGCCGATGATGCTGCTCCCGACGATCCCGACCATGGTGTGGGGCGGCAACGTTCGCATGATCGGCCGGGGGCTGGGACTGCAGATCGACGACATCACCGAGAAGGTGGAACGGCTGCCCTTGGCTCAGGCGTGCGAGAACGTGCTGGGCCGCTTCGAGACGGGCACGCAGGGTGCGTTCCGGGTGCAGGTGATCGGATGGGCGGACGGGGTCGAGCGCGTCGTCATCGACCACATCACGCGCATCGACCCGGCGTGCGCCCCGGACTGGCCGCAGCCCGACCAGGGTGCGGGGGATCACCGGGTGCTCATCGACGGGGATCCCCAGCTGAGCATCGTCGTGCGCGCCGACGTACCGGGCGGCACGCGGGCCGACGGCGGCAACACCACGGCAACCAACCGCCTTCTCGGTGCCATCGCCTGGCTGGCCGAACAGAAGCCCGGCATCTACGACGGCCTGGATGTGCCGTTGCATCCGCCGCTGCCGGCCGAGGCCGAGGCGACCCGCTGGGCCTGA
- a CDS encoding acyl-CoA dehydrogenase, translated as MSHYKSNVRDQVFNLFEVFGVDKVLGADKFSDLDADTAREMLTEIARLAEGPIAESFVEGDRNPPVFDPETHTVTLPEGFKKSMRALFDGGWDKVGLAEHLGGIPMPRALQWALIEHILGANPAAYMYAMGPGMSEIFYNNGTDEQKKWATIAAERGWGATMVLTEPDAGSDVGAGRTKAVQQPDGTWHIEGVKRFITSADSDDLFENIMHLVLARPEGAGPGTKGLSLFFVPKFHFDHETGEIGERNGVFVTNVEHKMGLKVSATCELSLGQHGIPAVGWLVGEVHNGIAQMFDVIEQARMMVGTKAIATLSTGYLNALEYAKERVQGADMTQMTDKTAPRVTITHHPDVRRSLMTQKAYAEGLRAIYLYTATFQDAEVAQAVHGVDGDLAARVNDLLLPIVKGFGSETAYAKLTESLQTLGGSGFLQDYPIEQYIRDSKIDSLYEGTTAIQAQDFFFRKIIRDKGQALAYVAGEIEQFIKNENGNGRLKTERELLATALADVQGMAASLTGYLMAAQEDAASIYKVGLGSVRFLMAVGDLLSGWLLARQAAVAIEKLDAGATGADKSFYEGKIAAASFFAKNMLPLLTSTRQIIENLDNDVMELDEAAF; from the coding sequence GTGAGCCACTACAAGAGCAATGTCCGTGATCAGGTATTCAACCTGTTCGAGGTTTTCGGTGTGGACAAGGTGCTCGGCGCTGACAAGTTCAGCGACCTGGATGCCGACACCGCCCGCGAGATGCTCACCGAGATCGCGCGCCTGGCCGAGGGCCCGATCGCCGAATCCTTCGTCGAGGGTGACCGCAATCCCCCGGTGTTCGATCCCGAAACCCATACCGTCACGCTGCCCGAGGGCTTCAAGAAGTCGATGCGTGCGCTGTTCGACGGCGGCTGGGACAAGGTCGGCCTCGCAGAGCACCTCGGCGGCATCCCGATGCCGCGTGCACTGCAGTGGGCCCTGATCGAGCACATCCTCGGCGCCAACCCTGCGGCCTACATGTACGCCATGGGCCCGGGCATGAGCGAGATCTTCTACAACAACGGCACCGACGAGCAGAAGAAGTGGGCCACCATCGCCGCCGAGCGCGGCTGGGGCGCCACCATGGTGCTGACCGAACCCGACGCGGGCTCCGACGTCGGCGCGGGCCGCACCAAGGCAGTTCAGCAGCCTGACGGCACCTGGCACATCGAGGGTGTGAAGCGATTCATCACCTCGGCCGACTCCGACGACCTGTTCGAGAACATCATGCACCTGGTGCTGGCCCGCCCCGAGGGCGCCGGACCGGGCACCAAGGGTCTGTCGCTGTTCTTCGTGCCGAAGTTCCACTTCGACCACGAGACCGGTGAGATCGGTGAGCGCAACGGCGTTTTCGTCACCAACGTCGAGCACAAGATGGGCCTGAAGGTCTCGGCCACGTGTGAGCTGTCGCTGGGTCAGCACGGCATCCCCGCCGTCGGCTGGCTGGTGGGCGAGGTGCACAACGGCATCGCGCAGATGTTCGACGTGATCGAGCAGGCGCGAATGATGGTGGGTACCAAGGCCATCGCCACGCTGTCGACCGGTTACCTCAATGCGCTCGAGTACGCCAAGGAGCGTGTCCAGGGCGCCGACATGACGCAGATGACCGACAAGACCGCACCGCGCGTGACCATCACGCACCACCCGGATGTGCGTCGCAGCCTGATGACCCAGAAGGCCTACGCCGAGGGTCTGCGTGCGATCTACCTGTACACCGCGACCTTCCAGGACGCCGAGGTGGCCCAGGCCGTGCACGGCGTCGACGGCGACCTCGCCGCACGCGTCAACGATCTGCTGCTGCCGATCGTCAAGGGCTTCGGCTCGGAGACCGCCTACGCCAAGCTCACCGAGAGCCTGCAGACCCTCGGTGGTTCCGGCTTCCTGCAGGACTACCCGATCGAGCAGTACATCCGCGACTCGAAGATCGACTCGCTGTACGAGGGCACCACTGCCATCCAGGCGCAGGACTTCTTCTTCCGCAAGATCATCCGTGACAAGGGTCAGGCACTGGCCTACGTCGCGGGCGAGATCGAGCAGTTCATCAAGAACGAGAACGGCAACGGCCGCCTGAAGACCGAGCGCGAACTGCTCGCCACCGCGCTCGCCGACGTCCAGGGCATGGCCGCTTCACTGACCGGCTACCTGATGGCCGCGCAGGAGGATGCCGCCTCGATCTACAAGGTGGGCCTCGGCTCGGTCCGGTTCCTGATGGCGGTCGGCGATCTGCTGTCCGGCTGGCTGCTGGCACGCCAGGCCGCGGTGGCCATCGAGAAGCTCGACGCAGGCGCCACCGGTGCCGACAAGTCCTTCTACGAGGGCAAGATCGCCGCGGCGTCGTTCTTCGCCAAGAACATGCTGCCGCTGCTGACCAGCACGCGCCAGATCATCGAGAACCTCGACAACGACGTCATGGAGTTGGACGAGGCGGCGTTCTAG